One Kineococcus aurantiacus genomic window carries:
- a CDS encoding GNAT family N-acetyltransferase, translating into MSATAGYVVERVEATGLSAAQRSEWDGLHGRQNGVSNPFCSSDWVLEWYRSYVPDPAHRHLLQVRDADGALAGVAALYEQTVGPRRLPVGRRIVPVGYGTATALELPQVLTTAQHARGVHHAVVRWTRDAGADWSELPIAREQAWFEPGWVEDTTAEAPHYSHRASRACVVLPLSGTWEEMKGGLKRNLKESLRRSRNRLTKSGRDWHVRTLEGTEVDETAVQRFFTLHAARAGFDGTTSSHPDVYADTTRRDMLVRLVPKLAQAKEASLVELVVDGDVVAVQLALHSAGTSYVHSSGLNPDYWEFSAVTLLQAELVQSAIARGDRFVNFSPGPNVAKMRWSETMHVVDDFAYATGSRTSGLRFLAFSQLAAVNQYRHAVAVARANSPRPRPTGTSGT; encoded by the coding sequence ATGTCGGCGACAGCCGGGTACGTGGTCGAGCGCGTCGAGGCCACAGGCCTCAGCGCAGCGCAGCGCAGCGAGTGGGACGGGCTCCACGGCCGCCAGAACGGGGTCAGCAACCCCTTCTGCAGCTCCGACTGGGTCCTCGAGTGGTACCGGTCGTACGTCCCGGACCCCGCCCACCGCCACCTGCTGCAGGTCCGTGACGCCGACGGCGCCCTCGCCGGCGTCGCCGCCCTCTACGAGCAGACCGTCGGGCCCCGCCGCCTGCCCGTCGGCCGCCGCATCGTGCCCGTCGGCTACGGGACCGCGACCGCGCTGGAACTGCCGCAGGTCCTCACCACCGCCCAGCACGCGCGCGGCGTCCACCACGCGGTCGTCCGCTGGACCCGCGACGCCGGCGCCGACTGGTCCGAGCTCCCCATCGCCCGCGAGCAGGCCTGGTTCGAGCCCGGCTGGGTCGAGGACACCACCGCCGAGGCGCCCCACTACAGCCACCGCGCCTCCCGCGCCTGCGTCGTGCTGCCCCTGTCCGGCACCTGGGAGGAGATGAAGGGCGGCCTCAAGCGCAACCTCAAGGAGAGCCTGCGCCGCAGCCGGAACCGCCTCACCAAGAGCGGCCGCGACTGGCACGTGCGCACCCTGGAGGGCACCGAGGTCGACGAGACCGCCGTGCAGCGCTTCTTCACCCTGCACGCCGCCCGCGCCGGCTTCGACGGCACCACCTCCAGCCACCCCGACGTCTACGCCGACACGACCCGCCGCGACATGCTCGTGCGCCTGGTCCCCAAGCTGGCCCAGGCCAAGGAGGCCAGCCTCGTCGAGCTCGTCGTCGACGGCGACGTCGTCGCCGTCCAGCTCGCCCTGCACTCCGCCGGCACCAGCTACGTCCACTCCTCGGGCCTGAACCCGGACTACTGGGAGTTCTCCGCCGTCACCCTGCTGCAGGCCGAGCTCGTCCAGTCGGCCATCGCCCGCGGCGACCGCTTCGTCAACTTCTCCCCCGGCCCCAACGTCGCCAAGATGCGCTGGAGCGAGACGATGCACGTCGTCGACGACTTCGCCTACGCCACCGGCAGCCGGACCTCGGGCCTGCGCTTCCTCGCCTTCTCCCAGCTGGCGGCCGTCAACCAGTACCGGCACGCCGTGGCCGTCGCGCGCGCCAACAGCCCCCGACCGCGCCCCACCGGCACCAGCGGCACCTGA
- a CDS encoding VOC family protein → MSRQVQVTFDCADPARVAAFWAEVLGCVVQPPPPPFTSWEEALAAWGVPPEQRDAASAVVDPDGVGPRVFFQRVPEGKAGKNRVHLDVRAAPGLEGEARMAALAAEADRLVTLGAAVLARYEPAPPLEAGHLVLADPEGNEFCLD, encoded by the coding sequence ATGAGCCGACAGGTCCAGGTGACGTTCGACTGCGCCGACCCGGCGCGGGTGGCCGCGTTCTGGGCGGAGGTGCTGGGCTGCGTCGTGCAGCCCCCGCCGCCGCCGTTCACGTCCTGGGAGGAGGCGCTGGCGGCCTGGGGCGTCCCGCCGGAGCAGCGGGACGCCGCCTCGGCGGTCGTGGACCCCGACGGGGTCGGCCCGCGGGTCTTCTTCCAGCGCGTGCCGGAGGGGAAGGCGGGGAAGAACCGCGTGCACCTGGACGTGCGGGCGGCGCCGGGCCTGGAGGGGGAGGCCCGGATGGCGGCGCTGGCGGCGGAGGCCGACCGGCTGGTGACCCTCGGGGCGGCGGTGCTGGCCCGGTACGAGCCGGCACCGCCGCTGGAGGCCGGGCACCTGGTGCTGGCCGACCCCGAGGGCAACGAGTTCTGCCTGGACTAG